One stretch of Penaeus vannamei isolate JL-2024 chromosome 7, ASM4276789v1, whole genome shotgun sequence DNA includes these proteins:
- the LOC113817018 gene encoding uncharacterized protein, whose translation MSTGLPHSCFESPHRNPWVTEKDGDSRTSSAAQLAQTDALTDKHKTQTHNYVSAFQPLSSQICQTSVSLTTTVTPASVSSRSSNHVLCNQETVASRGMVHPHAAHSLHSSSRLGQCIPVTTHSIPAFVQQSWVEPKLLRNAPVHPERSGFTGSVFIAGGRNEITCPGIQSNICNHHQAQQHSFQQSQPGK comes from the exons ATGTCCACAGGCTTACCTCACTCGTGTTTCGAGTCGCCTCACAG AAATCCCTGGGTGACGGAAAAGGATGGCGATAGCAGAACCTCGTCTGCTGCTCAACTGGCCCAAACTGATGCTCTGACTGACAAGCACAAGACCCAAACCCACAATTATGTTTCAGCATTCCAGCCGTTGTCCTCGCAAATTTGCCAGACATCTGTTTCTCTAACCACGACAGTCACACCAGCATCTGTAAGCTCCAGGTCTAGCAACCATGTGCTTTGTAACCAAGAAACTGTTGCTAGTCGTGGGATGGTGCACCCTCATGCTGCACATTCATTGCACTCTAGCTCTCGCCTAGGGCAATGCATTCCTGTTACAACTCACTCCATACCTGCATTTGTCCAGCAGTCATGGGTGGAGCCGAAACTCCTGAGAAATGCACCTGTGCATCCAGAGAGAAGTGGGTTTACTGGAAGTGTCTTTATAGCAGGAGGCAGAAATGAGATTACGTGCCCTGGTATCCAGTCAAACATTTGCAACCATCACCAAGCACAGCAACATTCTTTCCAGCAGTCACAACCAGGTAAGTAA